The genomic DNA CGACAGTAAGCGTAGTTTTGGGCTTTTAAGTCCAGCCCAGTTTTGGGCTCCCGACCTCTTCACTTTACGGCCTGCACTGCACTCGGCtccccactccgccgccgccggcgctcCTGCTCGGCCGACGACGACCTGCTCTCGGAGTCGGAGATCCTCCTGCGCCTCCCGCCGCAGCAGTCATCCCTCCCCCGCCCGCGCCTCGCTAGCTCAGTTGTATAAAAAACCGACGGCGTCAGACGGCCAAGGTTTGTTTCAATCAAACTAAATCCCACTTAACATTCTCTTATCTTAGTTATTATGGATTCTGCTACTATTTCGATTACATAATTATGAGATGCCGATCTTATATGGATAATTTCTATCAAACCATATCCCACTTAACATCCTCTTAGTTATTGATAATTTGTCACAAATTCTGAGGTGCCGATTTTATATGGCCGATTTCAGGAGCAGGCAGTACTATTCAGGAGCTGTTGATAATTATTTTTTTTATGTAGCAGTGGATTAGTCTCCTGGCATATTTTACAAATTTTGCTATGAAATAAAATATTCATTTAGAATTGAGACTGCACGAGGAAAATATAGTCAGACATTCAGATCAAAATTGCAGTTGCAATACAGTCATTTGAGCCGAAACAAATGTCTAATGGCATACATACACCATATACTAGAATATTCAAATAGCATACATGTTTTTGCCCTCACTTATTCAATGAATACAACAGTAGTTTGATGTCTTCCAACCCGGCCGTAAGCTGCAGCTGAGCTTTTGACATCATATGTTACCTACCTTCTGTAGCAACTGATActtatcagaaagaaaaaaaaaggcagGTACAAATCGAGGGTTGGACGGAGTAAAACTGGAGTGTTGAAGTTGTTGATTCAGCCACAATCTTAGCCTTTTCTCCACCATTTGTTCCCGTTAGAAGAACATGTCACCCTGCAACAATATTTTTTGTAAAACACTGGTTAGCGAGCAACAAGTACAGGATGACAGATTTTTGTAAACAGGGTACACATTCAGTTATAATCAACCTGTCGCCCTGTGGCAAGTTTTAATGGAAAAAAAATTCATAAGAGTGCATGTAAATACGAGTAAAGCAATCTGGAAAGACACATTAAAAGTTTTCGTTCAGAATAATTACCATATCAATTTTCCTTTTTCACAAGCCTCTCCTCTGAGGCTACTCCATGTCCTCCATAGTTTTTGACGGTGCATGTCCTCCTTAGTCACTGTCCTCAGTTCTACGATTGCCCCTGCTACACCGATTGACACAAGGTCTGCACATTCAACAATAGACACTTGCTCCATACTTCTCCTGGAATGAATGTTATGCCCGGACATGCCTCCAGCGTCAGTGAGAACACATGCAGACACATAATCTTCTCCTTCTATGCAGACCACCAGTGAAAAGATGAAGACTCACAGCAATCTTTGTACAGAAGGTGAATAGTATTAATCCTCTCTTCCATTACAAATGGTTTGACGGATCTCCAATCGACACAAGATCCCTAGGTTTAATCTTCTGTTGACGAGTTGTGGAAGAGGAATTCTCATCAATATGAGTCTCAGGATTCTTCTGGAAACTTGGTTGTATAGCGTCCTCTGTTCCGACATAAGATGTGATTGATACAATGAAGATCGTATGGAGAAGGGTCCTTAGTTGTTCTCAACCTTCATAAACCTGCAAGCTTACAACAGATAATGCACAAATTTACATGGTCGCATCCTAATGCCCTCACAGCCGTCAGGCATTTAAGTTTTTTTTGTTAAGTTGTTCAACAATAAGTCACTTAGGTTGCTGTCCAGTTTTCATCTCCTTCAACAAGCATGAGTGCTAAAACTTGTCCCAAGAGTAGTAAGCTTTTAGTGTGGAGTTACTCTTCATGATCTAGAATCTCTCTCAATCACACGTACCTATATGGCTCCTCACTGGCCGTTTGCCAAGATCTCCCTACCACTAAAATATATATGCATGTGTGGAGGCTTATGTATGTGTGGTTTGGTTGGGTAATGGACTAAGCAAACCTGAAATTCAGTTATTGCAAAGTTAATTAAGTATCCGAAACTAGTACAATGAAGCCTTGTCGTTCCAGTCACATGGGGAAAACAATATGTCAAAAGGAAAAAGAATGATCAGAGAGGCAGAAGGTGGTCCCTAGAAATAGTGATGTCGTCATTATCGGATATGGATACCTCATGGACAGCAGCTGATGATTGCACAATGATATGAAGTTTGCGTTAATTGACTCCTCCCACCAAAAAATCAGAGCCTCTTAAATTTTGATTGCCAgcactcttttttctttttcctttctcttttttctcttttggcTCTAGATTGCCAACACTCTTTTCCCCTCTTTTTAATAAGTATTTTCTTAAGACTTGCTGACTAGATGGATGCTTCTGTTTACAAAGGATTGTGGGGAGTAAATCAATGCCCGCTGAGCACCCTAAATATGAAAGAGCAGTATGCAAACTCTACATGGCTAATACATGGTGAATGGATACACCAATCAAGTATGCAAGATTGCACTGAAAAGTGTCGAATGGAGTAGCAATCGAAGGAAAGAAGGAGAATGACTGGCTTTCAAGAGCTTCTGACTAGACGGATACATAGTTAACAAAGCTCACCAAATATTCAGATTGCACAAACGGTGGTTTAGTTTTTATTATGTATGGCTCTGGTGGGACAAAATAATTATCTAAACCAATCAGGGTGACACCAACTTATTGCACTCAACTCTTGGGATTTTGATGAGTCAATCTTGGGATTATGTGAGGGCTAGAATGTGACCAAATAAATTATATGCACGATCCAAGGTAAACTAGCATTTGAATAAAGCGAGAAAACTGTTTACCATTCTTTCATTAACTTCATGTCCGCATTGTGGTCTTCAGCTATTTCCTAACCTGCGTTGGTACAACATAATTTAAGTTTTAGTATGAGGGCCTCCGATGATCTAGTAATTTGCATTTTGTACATGACACCCAGACCTGACTCCAGGAATTAGTATAAttttttttacactttatccttgtgCCGTTTGGTTTAAAATCAACAAGATAGGAACGAACGATTACCTTAGCGGAAATTTTTGTTAGTTTGGAAATGGAAGcatttctattgattctttgtcaaCTATCTAGGTTATACAAGCACCAAACGGGAAGGCGTCTTGTTTGTGGCGTCCACCAACATGCAAATCACCCAGTGACAATGCAGCTCTGAGAATTTCAGGTTCAAGACAAATGGCAGATTCATATAGCTTCCTTGACTGCAAATAAGCCAAAGGCCAATATTATTGACGGAAAGCATACAAAGTAAAACCATGAGACAAGCTTTGCAGAAAGCTTACCTTGTGCATCATCGAGACAGTTGACTAACTTGAAATCCGTTGAAGACTAGTCCATATATAACTTTCATTGCTTCACGTGCAGTGAATAATACAATTTTGAATTTATGAAGTGCTAGATAACCAGGAACAAAACCTGAGAATATATATTATGTTAGGACTTAGGATCAATGAACAAAGTAGAAAATGATTTCAACATATATTTCTTTGGCAGGAATTCCGAGGCTCCCAAGTCTATAGCAGGTCATTTACCATCTCAAAGTTCCTGACTGATCCATCACTCCTGCCTATTGATGGCTTCAGCGGTAAGGTGGCAAAAGACTAGCATTAATTCACATCTGTTGGAATAAGTATCATACCCAGGACGTACTGCATGGCATTTTCTGCAAAGTTAAATTAGTAAGATTTGAAAATATAAATGAAAAATGACATGTGATTCTGAAATAAATGGTGAATACATGACAGAATTCATCCAGGAGGTGAGCAAAGAAACTCTGTAATTCCATGATTTCCTCAAACATCTCTTTGTGGGGGTACGTACGTACGTACTTACCAGATATATAGATTTATGTAGAGGGAGAAGATACCACACATGTCGTGTGCATGGATGGAGATAGTCCTACAAGGGGAGCTAGAAGAATGTACATTGGAATCCCAAGAAGCCCTGTACGTGCAGTAGATGGAATGTACATACTGTTAAGATTAAAAGGTAACGACGAGGTAATTAAACCAAGCGAAAGAAAGTAGTAGCTTACTGTGTGTGTGGTCTTGGATCAGGAAAAGCAAGGAAGTGGTTGTTAATTACCTTGGATCAGGAAAAGTAGTCTAGTCTGATTAATGGGATGCCCCCGATTAACCGTCTTCATTGCTGTGTTAGCTCCTCATTTTTGCAATCGCGGACATCTAACTCTTGCAGCGAGGTGGGGAGGCCATTCTTTGGCAGCGACCTCATGGCTAGACAGTACCAGATCTTCAGTATCCTGAGGTTGGTGAGCTTGTGCAGCCCTGCTGGGAGACACCGGAGGTTGGTGCATCTGAAGACCTCTAACTCTTGCAGGGAGGTGGGGAGGCCATTCTTTGGCAGCGACCTCATGGCTGGACAGTACCAGATCTTCAGTATCCTGAGGTTGGTGAGCTTTTGCAGCCCTGCTGGGAGGCACCGGAGGTTGGTGCAACTGTAGACCTCTAATTCTTGCAGCGAGGTGGGGAGGCCATTCTTTGGCAGCGACCTCATGGCTGGACAGGCCCAGATCTCCAATCTCTTGAGGTTGGTGAGCTTGTGCAGCGACTTCATGGCTGGGAGGCACCGCAGCTTGATGCACCACCCAAATTTGAGCTCCTGGAGGGAGGTGAGGAGAGAAAGAGCCTCCTCTTGCTCCTTGCTCAAGCGATCCACCTCTTTATCATGAAAGGATAATTTGGTgagggaggaagagaggaggcggcaGATGGGCGCGGTTAAGACTGCTGCGATGGCGTCCGTCACGAGTTCCTGCAGTTTGGAGACCGCCTGAATGCCAGCAAAGAATTTGGGGCTGTCGCTGACACTTAATGCGGTGAGCTGACCTTGGGTAAGGAGAGGCAGCAAGCCGTCGCACCTAAAATCATCCCGAATGCTTAATGTCTCGAGAGAGGTGAGGTTGGAGAGGGGAGCCAGCGTCTCCATGCCCTCCATACCACCTCCAAGGCTGAGGGATTGCAGGGTGGACGGGAAAGGGCAGAGATCCGACAAGGCCTTGTAGGCACACAGGAAGTTGGGGCAACCTGCTATTTTCATTGTGTTGAGGGAGCCCATGAATTGCAGACCTGTCCCGTGGCTCCTAAGGACAAGCTCTGGACAATCTTTGATGCCCAACTCCTGGAGAGAGTAGGACAGATGGGCCGGTAAGAGCAGCAGCCCATCGTCGtcatcttctccttcttcttgtggATCTGCTGTTCTATATGTATCCTGCTGCTGTAATTTAGGAGCTGAAGATGCTGCTGTTTGTTGCTGCACGTCCAGGCCCAACCCTGTCAATATCTTCTCACATCCCCTTCCACATATAGACAAGTGAGAGAGCTCGGGGAGATGAGTCAGTAGATGTGTCACTTCCTTCCAGCTACCACTCCAACTACCATTTATCTCTAACCTGTTAACTGGAAGCTGCCAAAGAATGGCCTCCCCAACTCCCTGGAACGTAATGCTTGAACCATCTATGTCGAG from Triticum dicoccoides isolate Atlit2015 ecotype Zavitan unplaced genomic scaffold, WEW_v2.0 scaffold92214, whole genome shotgun sequence includes the following:
- the LOC119348425 gene encoding putative disease resistance protein RGA1, with product MLTSLKVLIVEDCPELTELTILSNTSRYPSERDLNLTWFPRLNTIEIAGCPKLLSLPPIPYSHTLCLVTLSGLVGRGLVELDYSHESSRLSIEGSDALHSLDETVLAFHNLTQLQSLTIKNCPPLAEKHLQMLTSLKTLDIDGSSITFQGVGEAILWQLPVNRLEINGSWSGSWKEVTHLLTHLPELSHLSICGRGCEKILTGLGLDVQQQTAASSAPKLQQQDTYRTADPQEEGEDDDDGLLLLPAHLSYSLQELGIKDCPELVLRSHGTGLQFMGSLNTMKIAGCPNFLCAYKALSDLCPFPSTLQSLSLGGGMEGMETLAPLSNLTSLETLSIRDDFRCDGLLPLLTQGQLTALSVSDSPKFFAGIQAVSKLQELVTDAIAAVLTAPICRLLSSSLTKLSFHDKEVDRLSKEQEEALSLLTSLQELKFGWCIKLRCLPAMKSLHKLTNLKRLEIWACPAMRSLPKNGLPTSLQELEVYSCTNLRCLPAGLQKLTNLRILKIWYCPAMRSLPKNGLPTSLQELEVFRCTNLRCLPAGLHKLTNLRILKIWYCLAMRSLPKNGLPTSLQELDVRDCKNEELTQQ